Proteins encoded in a region of the Nocardia asteroides genome:
- a CDS encoding nuclear transport factor 2 family protein → MTTPSTALDPSAIAKRYFAAWEAHDIDAIVALHTPDSQFQAHGRGAAVHGREALRREFAYVFELYPGFGFEQRRLLFGSGHWVLDWTLTFQRPGEDRRGVHCLDVVEVASDGLVTRKDTFFDFAELKAAFEEAA, encoded by the coding sequence ATGACAACCCCATCGACGGCACTGGATCCTTCCGCGATCGCGAAGCGCTATTTCGCCGCTTGGGAGGCGCACGACATCGACGCGATCGTCGCTCTCCACACCCCCGATTCGCAGTTCCAGGCCCATGGACGCGGTGCCGCAGTCCATGGCCGCGAAGCCCTGCGGCGCGAGTTCGCGTACGTCTTCGAGCTCTACCCGGGCTTCGGCTTCGAGCAGCGACGCTTGCTGTTCGGCAGCGGGCATTGGGTTCTGGACTGGACGCTGACCTTCCAGCGGCCCGGGGAAGATCGTCGGGGCGTCCACTGCCTCGACGTCGTCGAGGTGGCATCCGACGGCCTCGTCACGCGCAAGGACACTTTCTTCGACTTCGCCGAGCTGAAGGCCGCGTTCGAGGAGGCCGCATGA
- a CDS encoding TetR/AcrR family transcriptional regulator — MTRTGDARRGAIVDRAMHIASVEGIEGLTLGRLAEAVRTSKSGIQALFGTKQELQLSIVAAAARVFERDVLLPAEREPAGLARLRALMSLWIDYLETFEGGCLFVAAASELDGRSGPVRDAVADAVARADALLQRDVELAVRLRELPPGTDVEQLVFELHAMVLQANHDRQLLRREDALTRARKAVNRLLDGKQQSGDAASPSR; from the coding sequence ATGACTCGCACAGGTGACGCCCGCCGCGGCGCGATCGTCGATCGCGCGATGCACATCGCGTCGGTCGAAGGCATCGAGGGTCTGACGCTAGGACGCTTGGCGGAGGCTGTGCGCACCAGCAAGAGCGGCATCCAGGCCCTCTTCGGCACGAAGCAGGAACTCCAACTCTCGATCGTCGCGGCGGCAGCGCGGGTCTTCGAGCGTGATGTACTGCTGCCCGCCGAGCGGGAGCCGGCCGGGCTCGCGCGACTGCGGGCGCTGATGTCGTTGTGGATCGACTACCTGGAGACATTCGAGGGCGGATGCCTCTTCGTCGCTGCCGCAAGCGAACTCGACGGCCGGTCTGGACCCGTCCGAGACGCGGTCGCGGACGCCGTCGCCCGAGCCGACGCCCTGCTCCAACGCGACGTCGAACTCGCCGTGCGCCTTCGGGAGCTTCCACCAGGCACAGACGTCGAGCAGCTCGTCTTCGAACTACATGCCATGGTGCTTCAGGCGAATCACGATCGCCAGCTTCTCCGCCGCGAGGACGCCCTGACGCGCGCCCGCAAGGCGGTCAACCGTCTATTGGACGGCAAGCAGCAATCGGGTGATGCAGCGTCGCCCAGCCGATAA
- a CDS encoding L,D-transpeptidase family protein, whose translation MALGRRRLLIGFAGAGGLTLAGWGWSRELASPPKPATIRFDPPPGTHDVEARHPGTITVTDGTLRSVEWIDETGRSLPGAAAPDQRTWTSTEPLGYGHTYTATAVAHGETGDVTATATCTTVAPQQLIDVSLRSANLIELAENHIYGVGFVLVAHFDEPVDRAAAERHLKVTTQPAVTGAWYWLDDHNAHWRPEHYHAPRTRITVAAELFGRALGEGRYGLRDQRVSVIIGPSHVAIADDDTKQIEVFDNGNLVRTMPTSMGMGGTAVVDGTVMSFWTRPGIYTVLDRNDPVIMDSASYGLPTNSALGYRTSINHAVRISHDGIFVHELAASMWAQGNTNVSHGCLNLSPADATWFYDFVIPGDVVEVRNTGGDPLDIWHNGDWSIPWTDWLRGGAHR comes from the coding sequence GTGGCATTGGGACGTCGTCGGCTGCTGATCGGTTTCGCCGGTGCGGGCGGTCTCACCCTGGCCGGATGGGGATGGTCACGAGAACTCGCGTCACCACCCAAACCCGCCACCATCCGATTCGATCCCCCACCCGGCACCCACGATGTCGAAGCGCGCCACCCCGGCACGATCACCGTCACCGACGGGACGCTGCGGTCGGTCGAATGGATCGATGAAACGGGTAGATCGCTGCCGGGCGCAGCGGCACCCGACCAGCGAACCTGGACGAGCACCGAACCACTCGGCTACGGACACACCTACACCGCCACAGCGGTGGCTCACGGCGAAACCGGCGACGTCACCGCGACGGCAACCTGCACCACGGTGGCACCGCAACAGCTCATCGACGTCTCCCTCCGCTCCGCCAATCTCATCGAGCTGGCCGAAAACCACATCTATGGAGTAGGTTTCGTGCTCGTCGCCCATTTCGATGAACCCGTCGATCGGGCAGCCGCGGAACGCCACCTGAAGGTCACCACCCAGCCGGCCGTCACCGGTGCCTGGTACTGGCTCGACGATCACAACGCACACTGGCGGCCGGAGCATTATCACGCACCGAGAACCCGGATCACGGTCGCGGCCGAACTCTTCGGCCGCGCGCTCGGCGAGGGCCGCTACGGCCTGCGTGACCAACGGGTTTCGGTGATCATCGGGCCCTCGCACGTCGCGATCGCCGACGACGACACCAAGCAGATCGAGGTCTTCGACAACGGAAACCTCGTGCGCACCATGCCCACCTCGATGGGCATGGGCGGCACCGCGGTCGTCGACGGCACAGTCATGTCGTTCTGGACTCGCCCCGGCATCTACACCGTGCTGGACCGGAATGACCCGGTGATCATGGACTCCGCCAGCTACGGCCTGCCCACCAACTCCGCGCTCGGCTACCGCACGAGCATCAACCACGCGGTCCGAATCAGCCACGACGGAATCTTCGTGCACGAATTGGCTGCGAGCATGTGGGCCCAAGGCAATACCAACGTCTCACACGGCTGCCTGAACCTCTCCCCTGCCGACGCCACATGGTTCTACGACTTCGTCATCCCCGGCGACGTCGTCGAGGTCCGCAACACCGGCGGCGACCCCCTCGATATCTGGCACAACGGCGACTGGAGCATCCCGTGGACCGACTGGCTTCGCGGTGGCGCCCACCGATGA
- a CDS encoding OmpA family protein — translation MTSRKSVSGIAATAIVLIMTAGCGSNGGSDSTTPTNDSTHGMRSGIATTASSVVSSVLNTAQQKVQDGINAALAAVPITFDSGSSDLSAVDVATIKAVAIPLKGNDTRVKITTYAQDSNAAAAKSLAKARGDNIAAELEAEGIDKARITVQAEANPTTADVQVDAAQIAVVAE, via the coding sequence ATGACATCCAGGAAAAGTGTCAGCGGGATTGCCGCGACGGCGATCGTTTTGATCATGACCGCCGGGTGCGGGTCCAATGGCGGATCCGATTCGACGACGCCGACGAACGACAGTACGCACGGTATGCGGAGTGGTATCGCAACGACTGCGTCCTCTGTCGTGAGTTCGGTTCTGAACACCGCGCAGCAAAAGGTTCAGGACGGCATCAACGCGGCGCTTGCCGCCGTGCCGATCACCTTCGACAGTGGCAGCTCGGATCTCAGCGCGGTGGATGTCGCGACCATCAAAGCAGTCGCGATCCCCTTGAAAGGGAACGACACCAGGGTAAAGATCACGACCTACGCCCAGGATTCGAATGCAGCTGCCGCCAAATCCCTGGCCAAAGCCCGTGGCGACAACATCGCGGCGGAGCTCGAGGCCGAAGGCATCGATAAGGCGCGGATCACCGTGCAGGCCGAGGCCAACCCGACCACGGCGGATGTTCAGGTCGATGCGGCGCAGATAGCGGTGGTCGCCGAATAG
- a CDS encoding DUF2252 domain-containing protein yields MTAQNDPSVARHAGRADVTGERTRADRIEYGKTAQRRTPFGAIAEHDAIRDRDPIGLLEIQAGTRIPELVPVRYGRMAASPFAFYRGAALVMADDLSHAPTTGLYTQLCGDAHLSNFGLFATPERKLAFDLNDFDETYPGPFEWDVKRLVASLAVAGHDNNHSGKQRRRSTRACAAEYRETMTDQAGHGELAVWYSRVDAATQMDELREVLDSSTRKRIQKTIDKSWGRDSVQALAKLTTVVDGRPRIVSMPPLIVPIEEIFTDAEAEQLDRTLIERLRHYRDTLQPNWRVLFDRFEYVQAARKVVGVGSVGTRAWIILLRGPSDDPLFLQAKEALPSVLAGYLEGPTFANQGERVVAGQRLMQAAGDIFVGWEQGIDTDGVVRDFYVRQLRDGKGSAVVETMSPDLMARYGRLCARVLAQAHARAGDRFAIAGYLDSDDDFDEAMSAFAEDYAAQNARDHAALRKAIDDGMVTAQFGV; encoded by the coding sequence ATGACAGCGCAAAACGATCCCTCCGTTGCGCGGCACGCCGGGCGCGCTGACGTGACCGGCGAACGGACGCGGGCCGACCGCATCGAATACGGCAAGACGGCACAGCGCCGTACACCGTTCGGCGCCATAGCCGAGCACGATGCCATTCGCGACCGCGACCCGATCGGCCTGCTCGAAATCCAGGCGGGCACCAGGATTCCGGAACTCGTCCCGGTGCGGTATGGGCGGATGGCCGCTTCGCCGTTCGCCTTCTACCGCGGCGCCGCCCTGGTCATGGCCGACGACTTGTCGCACGCCCCGACCACCGGGCTGTACACCCAACTGTGTGGCGACGCGCACCTGAGCAACTTCGGGCTTTTCGCTACACCGGAACGCAAACTCGCCTTCGATCTCAACGACTTCGACGAAACCTATCCCGGCCCGTTCGAATGGGATGTCAAACGACTCGTCGCAAGCCTCGCGGTCGCCGGGCACGACAACAACCACAGTGGCAAACAGCGAAGGAGAAGCACCCGCGCCTGCGCCGCCGAGTACCGCGAAACGATGACCGACCAAGCCGGACACGGAGAGCTGGCGGTTTGGTACTCCCGCGTCGACGCCGCGACCCAGATGGACGAGCTGCGCGAGGTCCTCGATTCCTCGACCAGAAAACGCATCCAGAAGACGATCGACAAATCGTGGGGCCGAGACAGCGTTCAGGCGCTGGCAAAGCTGACCACTGTCGTGGACGGGCGGCCGAGGATCGTGAGCATGCCGCCGCTGATCGTCCCGATCGAGGAAATCTTCACCGACGCCGAGGCCGAGCAGTTGGACCGCACACTCATCGAACGGCTCCGTCACTACCGCGACACGCTGCAACCCAACTGGCGGGTCCTGTTCGATCGATTCGAATACGTCCAGGCGGCACGGAAGGTCGTCGGTGTGGGCAGCGTGGGGACCCGGGCCTGGATCATCCTTCTCCGCGGGCCGAGCGACGACCCGCTGTTCCTACAGGCCAAGGAAGCGCTACCGTCCGTCCTCGCGGGGTACCTCGAGGGCCCGACCTTCGCCAACCAGGGCGAACGTGTCGTGGCCGGTCAGCGGCTGATGCAGGCCGCCGGTGACATTTTCGTGGGCTGGGAGCAAGGCATCGACACCGACGGAGTGGTGCGGGATTTCTATGTCCGCCAGCTCCGCGACGGTAAAGGATCCGCTGTCGTCGAAACCATGTCCCCCGACCTGATGGCCCGGTACGGCCGCCTGTGCGCACGCGTGCTCGCCCAGGCGCACGCACGCGCAGGAGACCGGTTCGCGATCGCGGGTTATCTCGACTCCGACGATGACTTCGATGAAGCGATGTCCGCGTTCGCCGAGGACTACGCCGCCCAGAACGCACGCGACCACGCCGCGTTACGCAAGGCGATCGACGACGGCATGGTCACTGCCCAGTTCGGGGTGTAA
- a CDS encoding glycoside hydrolase family 15 protein produces the protein MNAYPSIAEHGIVGDLQTTALVSSAGTIDWWCTPRFDSPSLFASLLDSERGGHCRLAADVTTEDMAVRQLYLPDTAILVTRFMAPEGVGEVADFMEPIRDSAPTDRHRLVRVARVVRGSLALTLDCRPRFDYGRATHTLERLGDRAAVFHGPGTDLHLQTTDPVLLHAEDGDVTAGFTLSEGETAVIALTSVASGGPAPAHPSREDVATAFEQCRGFWQSWLRSSTYRGRWRDMVNRSAITLKLLTYAPSGAPIAAATMGLPEQIGGERNWDYRYTWIRDASLSVRALIDLGFTDEALAFRRWLRDRLDAHGTASGEPLQIMYRIDGDPHLDEEVLDHLEGYRGSAPVRVGNAAADQIQLDIYGEVADALAQSSDMGGIWGWRSFANLTDWLAEHWDRPDEGIWETRGGQQEFTYSRLMTWVAFDRGIRLATEYSRPADVARWTQARDAVFAQIVERGWSAKRQAFVQHYATDVLDASLLLMPRMGFLSPRDAAWLSTLDAMDDELVRDSLVYRYDPEASPDGLRGVEGTFNLCSFLYVEALARAGRVTQARYAFDKMLTYANHVGLFAEEIGPSGEQLGNFPQAFTHLALVAAAMALDEQLDRAEAQPAATPG, from the coding sequence GTGAACGCCTACCCATCGATCGCCGAGCACGGCATCGTCGGCGATCTGCAGACTACGGCATTGGTCTCGTCTGCGGGCACGATCGACTGGTGGTGCACACCGCGGTTCGATTCACCCAGCCTCTTCGCGTCGCTACTGGACAGCGAGCGGGGCGGACATTGTCGCCTGGCCGCCGATGTCACAACGGAGGATATGGCTGTCCGCCAGCTGTATCTGCCGGATACAGCAATCCTCGTTACTCGGTTCATGGCGCCTGAAGGGGTCGGGGAAGTTGCCGACTTCATGGAGCCGATTCGCGATTCCGCGCCCACCGACCGACATCGACTGGTGCGCGTGGCCCGGGTGGTCCGGGGGAGTTTGGCGCTTACGCTCGATTGCCGCCCACGATTCGACTACGGACGCGCCACGCACACTCTGGAACGGCTCGGCGACCGAGCCGCGGTCTTCCACGGCCCCGGCACGGATCTGCATCTGCAGACCACCGACCCGGTGTTGCTGCACGCCGAGGACGGAGACGTCACGGCCGGGTTCACGCTTTCCGAAGGGGAGACCGCTGTGATCGCGTTGACCAGCGTGGCGAGTGGCGGCCCGGCGCCAGCGCATCCGTCGCGGGAGGATGTCGCCACCGCCTTCGAACAGTGTCGGGGTTTCTGGCAGTCCTGGTTGCGTTCGTCCACTTACCGTGGCCGGTGGCGGGACATGGTCAACCGTTCGGCGATCACCTTGAAATTGCTCACCTACGCACCCAGTGGAGCGCCGATCGCCGCCGCCACGATGGGCCTGCCGGAGCAAATCGGCGGCGAGCGCAACTGGGACTACCGCTACACCTGGATCCGGGATGCCTCCTTGTCGGTCCGGGCATTGATCGATCTCGGCTTCACCGACGAGGCACTGGCTTTCCGGCGCTGGCTGCGTGACCGCCTCGACGCCCACGGCACGGCCTCCGGTGAGCCGCTGCAGATCATGTACCGAATCGACGGTGATCCCCATTTGGACGAGGAGGTACTCGACCATCTGGAGGGCTACCGCGGTTCCGCGCCAGTGCGGGTCGGGAACGCGGCGGCCGATCAGATCCAACTCGATATCTACGGTGAGGTCGCCGATGCTCTGGCTCAATCGTCGGATATGGGTGGCATCTGGGGTTGGCGGTCCTTCGCGAACCTGACCGACTGGCTGGCCGAACACTGGGACCGGCCCGACGAGGGAATCTGGGAAACGCGAGGCGGCCAACAGGAATTCACCTATAGCCGACTGATGACGTGGGTGGCGTTCGATCGCGGTATTCGATTGGCCACCGAGTACTCCCGGCCCGCTGATGTGGCCCGCTGGACGCAGGCGCGGGACGCGGTCTTCGCCCAGATCGTCGAACGCGGCTGGAGTGCGAAACGGCAGGCGTTCGTGCAGCACTACGCCACCGATGTGCTGGACGCGTCACTGCTGCTGATGCCACGCATGGGGTTCCTGTCACCGCGGGACGCGGCGTGGCTGAGCACCCTGGATGCCATGGACGACGAGCTGGTGAGGGACAGCCTGGTCTACCGCTACGATCCCGAGGCATCCCCGGACGGTCTGCGCGGCGTCGAAGGCACCTTCAACCTGTGCAGCTTCCTGTACGTCGAGGCGCTCGCCCGTGCGGGCCGGGTGACCCAAGCCCGCTACGCCTTCGACAAAATGCTCACCTACGCCAATCACGTCGGGCTCTTCGCCGAGGAGATCGGCCCATCCGGCGAGCAACTGGGCAACTTCCCTCAAGCATTCACCCACCTGGCCCTGGTCGCGGCCGCCATGGCCCTCGACGAGCAACTCGACCGCGCCGAGGCCCAGCCCGCGGCGACGCCTGGATAG
- a CDS encoding MFS transporter — MAGTGVSSPPRGALVPLALAQFICSFAGSNMNVMINDISADLDTTPQGVQIAITIFLLVMAALMIPGGKLTDRYGRKRCFELGLMIYGVGAVLSALAPGLGVLILGNSILEGIGTAMLIPPVYILTTLLFTETTSRAKAFGTIMALGGIGAAAGPLLGGVITSTLGWRAAFVFQALVVAVIVLLGRRIVDPLPPDPTRTFDVGGAILSAAGLILLVTGILAADDNGWLMLALLLLGAGVLLCFYLFIRARERAGREPLISSSLFRNRTSNLGLVTEHIQWLLLMGTSFVVAAYLQVVRGYNAIETGVIFTAATLGLLASSLAAARLARRRAQRTLIMAGFLVTIAGIGVLLALAGRFVNPWAFAPGLLLIGLGLGVMLTPAVNVVQSSFGEDQQGEISGLSRSVSNLGSSLGTAIAGTILVAGLSAHAYAASMIVLAVIGAAGFLAAASLPRQATAAAESRGAG; from the coding sequence ATGGCCGGTACCGGTGTGTCCAGCCCACCCCGCGGTGCGCTCGTTCCGCTGGCGCTCGCGCAGTTCATCTGTAGCTTCGCCGGTTCGAACATGAACGTGATGATCAACGACATCAGCGCGGACCTCGACACGACTCCGCAGGGCGTGCAGATTGCGATCACGATCTTCCTGCTGGTCATGGCCGCGCTGATGATTCCCGGCGGCAAGCTCACCGATCGCTACGGCCGCAAACGGTGTTTCGAGCTGGGGCTGATGATCTACGGTGTCGGCGCCGTATTGAGCGCCCTCGCGCCCGGCCTCGGTGTGCTGATCCTGGGCAACTCGATCCTCGAGGGTATCGGCACCGCCATGCTGATTCCGCCCGTCTACATCCTCACAACCCTTCTGTTCACCGAAACGACCTCGCGCGCAAAGGCATTCGGCACGATCATGGCGCTGGGTGGCATCGGTGCCGCGGCGGGACCATTGCTCGGCGGTGTCATCACCTCAACGCTCGGCTGGCGAGCGGCATTCGTGTTCCAAGCATTGGTGGTCGCGGTGATCGTGCTGCTCGGGCGGCGCATCGTCGACCCCTTGCCGCCGGACCCGACTCGGACCTTCGACGTGGGTGGCGCGATTCTCTCGGCGGCCGGACTGATCCTGCTCGTGACAGGCATTCTGGCCGCCGACGACAACGGCTGGCTCATGCTCGCCCTGCTGCTACTCGGCGCAGGGGTCCTGCTGTGCTTCTACCTCTTCATTCGCGCCAGGGAGCGAGCCGGCCGCGAGCCGCTCATCTCGAGCAGCCTGTTCCGCAACCGTACTTCCAACTTGGGTCTGGTCACCGAGCACATCCAATGGCTGCTGCTGATGGGAACGTCGTTCGTGGTGGCGGCGTATCTGCAGGTTGTGCGGGGATACAACGCGATCGAGACCGGCGTGATCTTCACCGCGGCCACCCTGGGACTGCTGGCGTCGTCTCTCGCGGCCGCCCGGCTGGCGCGACGGCGGGCCCAGCGCACCCTCATCATGGCGGGCTTTCTGGTGACCATCGCCGGCATCGGCGTGCTGCTCGCGCTGGCGGGCCGCTTCGTGAATCCCTGGGCGTTCGCGCCCGGATTGCTGCTGATCGGATTGGGCCTCGGCGTCATGCTGACCCCGGCGGTCAATGTCGTTCAGTCCAGCTTCGGCGAGGACCAACAGGGCGAAATCTCCGGGCTGTCGCGCAGCGTGTCCAATCTCGGCTCCTCGCTCGGCACAGCCATCGCCGGCACTATCCTCGTCGCCGGGCTCTCCGCCCACGCCTACGCCGCCTCGATGATCGTTCTGGCTGTCATCGGAGCCGCCGGATTCCTCGCCGCAGCGTCGCTACCTCGGCAGGCCACTGCGGCTGCGGAGAGCCGTGGGGCCGGGTGA
- a CDS encoding alpha/beta-hydrolase family protein: protein MPTDVIDGAADREPGSVRSRSHHHWLPNRYAFGGWVVAVLFAWFSLTPTLLPRGPFFQGLVTGVSAAIGYGIGFLGSKLVRYLVQRELPARVKTAVRRTAVVIALAGTVVMLVWFGDWQSRLRELMNAASFPWWGYVLMVVLAVVFYVGLVALARLLLHAVRWVEHKVSRVIPRRISATVIGVLVVALLVALVNGAAVRVIMSGLNNSFAALNQETKAGDDPPASSLRSGGPGSLVSWDSLGRQGRAFVSRGPTVDELSAFHGGRRATEPIRAYAGLASGGDSIRENAQLAADELERAGGFERAVVAVAVTTGTGWINESLASSLEYMYNGDTAIVGLQYSYLPSWLSFLVDKERAGQAGEAQFEAVYDKWKKLPPESRPKLVVTGESLGSFGGESAFGDVDDVELRTDGVLFTGPPNANRIWTDVTTNRDAGSPERLPVYEQGQTVRFGAQAPADLARPDAPWERPRMVYLQHASDPIVWWTPELVLRKPDWLREDRGADVLDNTQWYPFVTFLQVAADMAVSTSVPDGHGHTYVVDIADAWSAILSPDGWTAADNDRLRTTLAGIGGDG, encoded by the coding sequence GTGCCGACCGATGTGATCGACGGTGCAGCCGACCGCGAACCCGGTTCAGTCCGCTCCCGCAGCCATCATCACTGGCTGCCGAACCGATATGCCTTCGGCGGATGGGTTGTCGCGGTGCTGTTCGCATGGTTCTCGTTGACGCCCACACTTCTGCCGCGCGGCCCGTTCTTTCAGGGGCTGGTCACTGGCGTATCGGCAGCAATCGGCTATGGCATCGGGTTCCTCGGCTCGAAGTTGGTCCGCTACCTTGTGCAGCGGGAGCTGCCGGCACGGGTGAAAACCGCTGTGCGTCGTACGGCGGTGGTGATCGCGTTGGCCGGGACCGTGGTGATGCTCGTATGGTTCGGCGACTGGCAATCGCGTCTGCGGGAACTCATGAACGCCGCTTCCTTCCCATGGTGGGGTTATGTCCTCATGGTGGTGCTGGCGGTCGTGTTCTACGTCGGGTTGGTGGCGCTCGCGCGCCTGCTCCTGCACGCGGTGCGGTGGGTCGAACACAAGGTCAGCCGGGTGATACCGCGGCGGATCTCGGCGACGGTGATCGGAGTTCTGGTGGTAGCCCTGCTGGTTGCGCTCGTCAACGGGGCGGCGGTGCGCGTGATCATGTCCGGGCTCAACAATTCCTTCGCAGCACTCAACCAAGAGACCAAGGCCGGTGACGACCCGCCGGCCTCGTCGCTGCGGTCGGGCGGCCCGGGCTCGCTGGTCAGCTGGGATTCGCTCGGGCGTCAAGGTCGTGCGTTCGTCTCGCGCGGCCCGACCGTCGATGAACTATCCGCCTTCCATGGCGGACGGCGCGCGACGGAGCCGATCCGTGCCTACGCGGGGCTCGCCAGCGGTGGTGACTCGATCCGGGAGAATGCCCAGTTGGCGGCTGACGAACTCGAACGTGCCGGCGGCTTCGAGCGCGCCGTGGTCGCCGTGGCGGTCACGACCGGTACGGGGTGGATCAACGAAAGTCTCGCGTCCTCGCTGGAATACATGTACAACGGCGACACCGCCATCGTGGGGCTGCAGTATTCCTATCTGCCGAGTTGGCTGTCGTTCCTGGTGGACAAAGAGCGGGCCGGACAGGCCGGCGAGGCGCAGTTCGAGGCGGTGTACGACAAGTGGAAGAAGCTGCCGCCGGAGTCGCGGCCGAAGCTCGTCGTGACGGGGGAAAGCCTCGGCTCTTTCGGGGGCGAGAGTGCTTTCGGCGATGTCGACGATGTCGAGCTGCGGACGGATGGTGTGCTGTTCACCGGCCCACCCAATGCCAACCGGATATGGACCGACGTCACGACGAACCGGGACGCGGGCTCCCCGGAACGGTTGCCGGTCTACGAGCAGGGCCAGACCGTGCGTTTCGGTGCGCAAGCGCCCGCGGACCTCGCACGCCCTGATGCCCCTTGGGAACGGCCACGGATGGTCTATTTGCAGCACGCCTCCGATCCGATCGTCTGGTGGACTCCGGAACTTGTATTGCGCAAGCCGGATTGGCTTCGAGAGGACCGGGGCGCGGATGTGCTCGACAACACCCAGTGGTATCCCTTTGTGACGTTTCTGCAGGTGGCGGCCGATATGGCAGTGTCGACCAGCGTTCCCGACGGGCACGGACACACCTATGTCGTCGACATCGCGGACGCATGGAGCGCGATACTCTCGCCCGACGGCTGGACCGCAGCGGACAACGACCGCCTGAGAACCACACTCGCCGGTATCGGCGGAGACGGCTGA
- a CDS encoding glutamate--cysteine ligase codes for MATAVSMNSSGPRCGNGIEQFTVGVEEEFVLVDPVTGRPSLTSTAVAAAASGIEVQLELSKCQLETSTPVCTTIPALRDELGRARLLAAQAAARAEARLLALGVPLWLPPTRSLTETPRYRRMAEWFGELTEQVICGCHVHVCVPDREVAVQVSNHLRPWLPTLLALTANSPITGGSDTGYASWRHLQWSRWPSAGPPPYFRSAGHYDDAVEMLRESGSILDTAMVYWDVRLSAHFPTIEIRISDVPATVAETVLLATLVRALVVTAVAAVDSGRVADPIDQGQLRSACWRAARDGLAGSGFDIATRRLVPAVRLLNRLLSYTRPCLEESGDYAHTRDAIAAVLAGGNGAMRQRRALRTDGLMAVLGTASHLTTEGCRITEGGQPALER; via the coding sequence ATGGCAACTGCTGTGTCGATGAATTCGTCCGGTCCGCGGTGCGGTAACGGGATCGAGCAATTCACCGTCGGCGTCGAGGAAGAGTTCGTTCTGGTCGATCCGGTCACTGGTCGTCCCTCGTTGACCAGCACCGCTGTCGCAGCCGCAGCTTCGGGCATCGAGGTGCAATTGGAGCTCTCCAAATGCCAGCTCGAGACCTCTACCCCCGTGTGCACGACTATTCCGGCGTTGCGGGACGAGTTGGGTAGGGCGCGGCTTCTGGCAGCGCAGGCGGCGGCGCGGGCCGAAGCCCGGCTGCTTGCCCTGGGTGTCCCCCTGTGGCTTCCGCCGACCAGATCCCTGACCGAGACACCGCGGTATCGGCGGATGGCGGAGTGGTTCGGGGAACTCACCGAACAGGTGATCTGTGGTTGCCACGTCCACGTCTGTGTGCCCGACCGGGAGGTTGCGGTTCAGGTCAGCAACCATCTGCGGCCGTGGTTGCCGACCCTCCTGGCGCTGACTGCGAACTCCCCCATCACCGGCGGCTCCGACACGGGCTACGCCAGTTGGCGTCATCTTCAATGGTCGCGGTGGCCCAGCGCTGGGCCACCGCCGTATTTCCGGTCGGCCGGCCATTATGACGACGCAGTCGAGATGCTTCGCGAGAGCGGAAGCATCCTCGACACCGCAATGGTCTACTGGGACGTGCGATTGTCCGCGCACTTCCCCACGATCGAGATCCGTATCAGCGACGTTCCGGCCACTGTCGCCGAAACCGTGCTCTTGGCGACGCTGGTCCGGGCACTGGTCGTCACGGCCGTGGCCGCAGTGGACAGCGGTCGGGTCGCTGATCCGATCGACCAAGGGCAGCTGCGGTCGGCGTGCTGGCGAGCAGCACGCGACGGCCTCGCGGGTTCGGGATTCGACATAGCAACACGGCGCCTGGTACCGGCAGTCCGACTGTTGAATCGTCTGCTCTCCTACACCCGGCCGTGTCTCGAGGAATCCGGCGACTACGCGCACACCCGGGATGCGATTGCGGCGGTCCTCGCCGGTGGCAATGGCGCCATGCGGCAGCGCCGCGCTCTGCGCACCGACGGCCTCATGGCGGTCCTCGGCACGGCATCACACCTGACAACCGAGGGATGCCGAATCACCGAGGGAGGCCAGCCGGCGCTCGAACGGTGA
- a CDS encoding SHOCT domain-containing protein yields MPGLLRGVARTAMVAGTATAVSNRVSRRQGERWAMQDAQYAPDAQYAAPQPAPAPQSGPGAGMDRITALKELAQLKAQGVLTDTEFEAEKARILRS; encoded by the coding sequence ATGCCCGGTTTGCTTCGCGGCGTAGCCCGCACCGCCATGGTCGCCGGAACTGCGACCGCTGTCTCCAACCGCGTCTCCCGACGGCAGGGAGAGCGGTGGGCCATGCAGGATGCGCAGTACGCTCCTGACGCGCAGTATGCGGCACCGCAACCCGCGCCCGCACCGCAATCCGGCCCCGGTGCGGGGATGGACCGGATCACCGCACTGAAGGAACTCGCCCAGCTCAAAGCGCAAGGTGTGCTTACCGATACCGAGTTCGAAGCCGAGAAGGCCAGAATTCTCCGATCCTGA